In a single window of the Lates calcarifer isolate ASB-BC8 linkage group LG1, TLL_Latcal_v3, whole genome shotgun sequence genome:
- the uchl3 gene encoding ubiquitin carboxyl-terminal hydrolase isozyme L3: MDCPRWLPLESNPEVMTKFVNCLGMRPTWQFGDVYGLDPELLSMVPRPVCAVLLLFPVTEKYEAFKQEEEEKLKDQGQEVSPDVYFIKQTIGNACGTIGLIHAVGNNQAHLEFEPDSPLKKFLEQTSKMTPEERAAFLEKDESIRVTHESSAQEGQTEAPSLDEKVNLHFIAFVNVGGQLYELDGRKPFPIVHRKTSEDTFLEDAVEVCKIFMARDPQEVRFTIIALSKDSY; encoded by the exons ATGGACTGTCCACGCTGGTTGCCTCTGGAGTCAAATCCAGAA GTCATGACAAAG TTTGTTAATTGCCTGGGTATGAGGCCAACCTGGCAATTTGGAGATGTATATGGATTGGATCCAGAGCTTCTCAGCATGGTGCCAAGACCTGTGTGTGCAGTGCTTCTCCTCTTCCCAGTGACAGAGAAG TATGAGGCATTCaaacaagaggaggaagagaaactCAAGGATCAAGGACAGGAGGTCTCTCCTGACGTCTACTTCATTAAGCAAACCATTGGAAACGCCTGTGGAACAATAGGGTTAATTCATGCGGTGGGAAACAACCAGGCACACCTGGAATTCG aGCCAGATTCTCCTCTTAAGAAGTTTCTTGAACAAACCTCTAAAATGACCCCAGAGGAAAGGGCTGCCTTCCTGGAAAAAGATGAG AGTATACGTGTCACACATGAATCGAGTGCACAAGAGGGACAGACTGAG GCTCCAAGCTTAGATGAGAAAGTGAATCTGCATTTTATAGCTTTTGTGAATGTCGGAGGACAGTTATATGAACTGG ATGGCCGAAAACCTTTCCCTATTGTCCACAGGAAAACTTCAGAGGATACCTTCCTCGAG GATGCTGTAGAGGTTTGTAAGATCTTCATGGCTCGTGACCCTCAGGAGGTTCGTTTCACCATCATTGCCCTCTCCAAAGATTCATACTGA
- the LOC108901202 gene encoding acyl-CoA desaturase has product MIKQQNGDAMTETSDVHDDLDANHKNLHDPNPPVVVVWKNVVWMASLHSGALYGLFLVPSASLSTLVWTAVCYLLTALGITAGAHRLWSHRSYKATFSLRVFLALCNSMAFQNHIYEWSRDHRVHHKHSETNADPHNAKRGFFFSHVGWVMVRKHPCVIEKGQKIDLSDLKADKVVMFQKRYYRLSVLILCFVVPTLVPWYFWGESLVVGYFVPGLLRYMSFLNATWLVNSAAHMWGNRPYDKNINPAENTLVSFGTVGEGFHNYHHTFPFDYAASEFGYKLNLTTMFIDFMCFLGLASDRKKVSKEMIIARIKRTGDYTQRSG; this is encoded by the exons ATGATCAAGCAACAAAACGGAGATGCCATGACAGAAACATCAGATGTACATGATGATTTGGATGCCAACCATAAAAATTTACATGATCCCAACCCgccagtggtggtggtgtggaaAAATGTTGTATGGATGGCCTCGTTACATTCTGGAGCACTTTATGGACTTTTTCTGGTTCCTTCTGCATCACTTTCAACCCTTGTATGGA ctGCAGTTTGCTACCTACTAACTGCACTTGGTATAACTGCTGGAGCACACAGATTATGGAGCCATAGATCCTATAAGGCTACTTTTTCCCTGCGAGTCTTCCTTGCTCTCTGTAATTCCATGGCCTTTCAG AATCATATATACGAATGGTCAAGGGACCACCGTGTCCATCACAAGCACTCTGAGACAAATGCAGACCCCCACAATGCCAAACGGGGTTTTTTCTTCTCCCATGTTGGTTGGGTGATGGTTCGCAAGCATCCCTGCGTGATTGAAAAAGGCCAAAAAATAGACCTGTCAGACCTGAAGGCAGATAAAGTGGTTATGTTCCAAAAAAG gTACTACAGGCTGTCTGTGTTGATTCTTTGCTTTGTTGTACCCACATTGGTGCCCTGGTATTTCTGGGGTGAATCCTTGGTTGTGGGATACTTCGTCCCTGGGCTCCTGAGATACATGTCATTCCTCAATGCTACCTGGCTGGTCAACAGTGCTGCACACATGTGGGGCAACAGGCCTTATGACAAGAATATTAACCCAGCTGAAAATACTCTGGTCTCTTTTGGTACCGTAG GGGAAGGCTTCCATAACTACCATCACACATTTCCCTTTGACTATGCTGCCAGTGAGTTTGGCTACAAGCTCAATCTTACCACTATGTTTATAGACTTCATGTGCTTCCTGGGTTTGGCCTCAGACCGCAAGAAAGTGTCAAAGGAGATGATCATTGCTCGTATCAAGCGAACAGGTGACTACACCCAGAGAAGTGGCTGA
- the commd6 gene encoding COMM domain-containing protein 6, translating into MPAAEESYGINKIADNICGLSPDLLAEVCQHILTYLQGHARGVDSAEISDRFQRARVTLDHEALQNLIRFLLLTFRSAGKDNLTGDDLVSRLEKGSNKWSKAALQVLHRLWSEHGASVHAQQEIQASLSIGQLADVQWKLGMAVSSDTCRSLNSPYVCLLLKIIEPSGHICQKSFEMTIPQFQNFHKQFKEMAAVMETV; encoded by the exons ATGCCAGCAGCAGAAGAATCATATG GCATCAACAAAATTGCGGACAACATCTGTGGGCTTTCTCCAGATCTTTTAGCTGAAGTA TGTCAGCACATTCTGACTTATCTTCAAGGACATGCTAGAGGAGTAGATTCAGCTGAAATTTCTGAT AGATTTCAGAGAGCTCGAGTCACGCTTGACCATGAAGCCCTGCAGAACCTTATCAGATTTCTTTTGTTAACATTCAG GTCAGCTGGTAAGGACAACCTCACTGGAGATGACCTCGTGTCAAGACTGGAAAAGGGCAGTAACAAATGGTCCAAAGCTGCCCTTCAGGTGTTGCACAGGTTGTGGAGTGAACACGGTGCATCAGTTCATGCTCAGCAGGAGATCCAGGCCTCGCTCAGCATCGGCCAG TTAGCAGATGTGCAGTGGAAGCTGGGCATGGCAGTGAGCTCCGATACCTGTCGATCTCTCAACTCACcatatgtgtgtctgctgctgaaGATCATTGAGCCATCTGGACATATTTGTCAGAAGTCTTTTGAGATGACCATTCCACAATTCCAG AACTTTCACAAGCAATTCAAGGAAATGGCAGCTGTTATGGAGACTGTATGA
- the tbc1d4 gene encoding LOW QUALITY PROTEIN: TBC1 domain family member 4 (The sequence of the model RefSeq protein was modified relative to this genomic sequence to represent the inferred CDS: deleted 2 bases in 2 codons), with protein MDSQDEKENSPPKSERRFALSYIGWSSLDRRTTLPMLPWLVAEIRRRGERGDCGPVVQPREVQLVLNPPFVRCVPSSSNNSSVFIFEHKAQLISRFIHNSNDLTYFAYLLRGQPDNPESEMSCHVFKACDPNQVPEVISSIRQVSKSALKEDAKPKQEAEEAFYNSQKFEVLYCGKVMVGHKKAPSTLIDDCIDKFRQHEVERKRLRLLNGQRGSTDSAPVEFLMGGEGDPLSSVLSESMEDPEVLGMADMTGGGGKALPSSASQSSLRGGAFPECILEDSGFEEPQEFRTRCSSLAGSLQRKPGEGVIMGPTRRRHSSAPNHVQPSDADKNRTMLFQVGRFEVNLISPDSKTVVLEKNFKDISSCCQGIKQTDHFGFICRDQSESGPSLYVCYVFQCASESLVDEVMLTLKQAFTTAAALQSNKTLIQLCEACPMHDLHKLCERIEGLYPPRAKLAIQKYLSQLTDNEQAEIFERVQRLKPGSDQEENELVILHLRQLCETKQKSHLHIGEAPQNAANSPAAGDGAATSSRFKLDILKNKARTSLTSSLENIFARGASRMRGRLGSMGSVGSFERQDEESPGHSPPGSPPAFPDDDPEAGLQFRRRAHTFSHPPVKKRISFEGHPGSQSKQVPLRRQQSVCPELLQSSPVAVSRTRSVSESESSFSLPSSFSAPTFLKSIYQGSLGSLSSLTDSGSFKSNGEGRKRTLSGCSSDSVSGGLPLTPRRVSWRQKIFLRVASPMNKPSASMQHPDHCDARELLPLSPRALDSSLDPFGRLLPPTGDPVSGERPKKTGPDYRALWKTAIHQQILLLRMEKENQRLEASRDELHIRKMKLNYQEVGQCSKDAQALWERKLTAPGRTTVPQDKEEMYRALCQGVPKSRRGEVWLLLSHQHRLRHRLPQRQHAPDTPYHDLLKQLTAQQHAILVDLGRTFPTHQYFSAQLGAGQLSLYNLLKAYSLLDTEVGYCQGISFVAGVLLLHMSEEQAFDMLKFLMYDLGIRRQYRPDMVSLQVQMYQLSRLLHDYHRELYNHFEEHEICPSLYAAPWFLTLFASQFPLGFVSRIFDFVFAQGTEVIFKVALCLLSSHEGEIVECDSFEGIVDYLKTTLPTLTQTQMEETIAKVMEMDISKQLHAYEVEYHVLQDEMLDTGPLPDDSERLDKLEKTNAQLKKQNMDLLEKLQAARQKIQTLETSVENFLSRESKMKHMIRSLEQERAAYQKTIERMRSCLPPDALTDVEMTQIKTGPNGKAKTAAKKP; from the exons ATGGATAGCCAGGATGAGAAGGAGAACAGCCCTCCGAAGTCAGAGAGGAGGTTCGCCCTGAGTTACATCGGCTGGTCGTCGCTGGACAGGCGGACCACCCTACCCATGCTGCCGTGGCTGGTGGCTGAGATCCGCAGGAGGGGCGAGAGAGGCGACTGCGGCCCCGTGGTGCAGCCGAGAGAAGTTCAGCTGGTCCTCAACCCCCCCTTCGTCCGGTGTGTCCCCTCCAGCAGCAACAACTCCTCTGTTTTCATATTCGAGCACAAAGCGCAGCTCATCTCTCGCTTCATTCACAACAGCAATGACCTCACCTACTTTGCCTATCTCCTGCGGGGCCAGCCTGACAACCCCGAGTCCGAGATGTCCTGTCACGTCTTTAAGGCCTGCGACCCCAACCAG GTCCCTGAGGTGATCAGCAGTATTCGCCAAGTGTCCAAATCAGCTCTAAAGGAAGACGCCAAGCCCAAGCAGGAAGCTGAAGAGGCCTTCTACAACTCTCAGAAGTTTGAAGTGCTTTACTGTGGCAAG GTGATGGTTGGACACAAG AAGGCTCCGTCCACACTCATCGATGATTGCATCGATAAGTTCCGTCAGCATGAGGTCGAACGCAAGCGCCTGCGGCTGCTCAACGGTCAGCGAGGGTCCACGGACAGTGCCCCAGTGGAGTTCCTCATGGGGGGAGAAGGAGACCCGCTCTCCTCTGTTCTGAGTGAGAGTATGGAAGATCCAGAAGTTCTCGGAATGGCGGACATGACCGGAGGTGGAG GTAAAGCCCTCCCTAGCAGTGCCAGTCAAAGCAGCCTACGAGGAGGAGCATTCCCTGAGTGCATCCTGGAAGACTCTGGATTTGAGGAGCCTCAGGAGTTTCGTACCCGCTGCAGTAGCCTGGCGGGGAGCCTGCAAAGGAAGCCAGGGGAAGGCGTCATCATGGGTCCCACTCGCCGCAGACATTCTAGCGCACCAAACCACGTTCAGCCGTCCGATGCGGACAAGAACCGCACCATGCTCTTCCAG gtGGGACGTTTTGAAGTAAACCTCATAAGTCCAGATAGTAAAACAGTGGTGCTGGAGAAGAACTTCAAAGATATCTCATCCTGCTGTCAG GGTATCAAGCAAACCGACCATTTTGGATTCATCTGTCGGGACCAGTCAGAGTCTGGTCCCAGTCTGTATGTTTGCTACGTTTTTCAGTGTGCCAGTGAGTCCCTG GTAGATGAGGTGATGCTGACCCTGAAACAGGCCTTCACTACAGCAGCAGCCTTACAAAGCAACAAAACCCTGATCCAGCTGTGTGAAGCCTGCCCCATGCATGACCTGCACAAGCTCTGCGAGCGGATTGAAG GTCTTTACCCACCCAGAGCAAAGCTAGCCATCCAAAAATATCTCTCCCAGCTGACCGACAATGAGCAGGCTGAGATTTTTGAGCGAGTTCAG AGATTGAAGCCTGGCTCAGACCAAGAAGAGAATGAGCTGGTGATTCTCCATCTGAGACAGCTTtgtgaaaccaaacaaaagtCCCACCTTCACATCGGAGAAGCCCCTCAG AATGCAGCAAACAGCCCAGCAGCAGGAGACGGCGCAGCCACCAGCAGTCGCTTCAAACTTGATATTCTCAAGAATAAAGCGCGCACCTCCCTCACCAGCTCTCTAGAGAACATCTTTGCAAGG GGAGCCAGCCGAATGCGGGGCCGCTTGGGAAGCATGGGAAGCGTTGGCAGTTTTGAGAGA caggATGAGGAATCTCCTGGTCACTCCCCTCCTGGTTCCCCTCCCGCCTTCCCTGACGACGACCCGGAGGCCGGCCTGCAGTTCCGTCGGCGTGCCCACACCTTCAGCCATCCGCCCGTGAAGAAACGCATCTCCTTCGAGGGACACCCGGGCAGCCAGAGCAAACAGGTCCCGCTGCGCAGACAACAGTCTGTTTGCCCAGAACTGCTGCAGAGCAG TCCCGTGGCTGTCTCGAGAACGCGCAGCGTTTCGGAGAGCGAGTCCTCCTTcagcctcccctcctccttctccgcTCCCACTTTCCTGAAAAGCATTTACCAGGGCTCACTGGGCTCCCTGAGCTCCCTGACAGACAGTGGGAGCTTCAAGAG CAATGGGGAAGGCAGGAAGAGGACCCTGTCTGGCTGCAGCAGTGACTCAGTGAGTGGCGGTCTCCCTCTGACCCCACGCAGGGTCTCGTGGAGACAGAAGATCTTCCTGAGGGTCGCTTCGCCTATGAACAAGCCGTCTGCATCTATGCAGCACCCAG ACCACTGCGATGCAAGGGAGCTGTTGCCTCTCTCCCCTCGTGCCTTGGACTCAAGTCTGGACCCTTTTGGGCGTCTGCTGCCGCCGACGGGTGACCCCGTGTCCGGGGAGAGGCCTAAGAAGACGGGGCCTGACTACCGTGCCCTGTGGAAGACTGCCATCCACCAGCAGATCCTACTGCTGCGCATGGAGAAGGAGAACCAGAGACTGGAGG CGAGCAGAGATGAGCTGCACATCCGCAAGATGAAGCTCAACTACCAGGAAGTGGGCCAGTGCTCCAAAGATGCGCAGGCACTGTGGGAGAGAAAACTGACAGCCCCAGGCAGAACGACAGTCCCACAAGACAAGGAGGAGATGTATCGTGCACTCTGCCAAG GTGTTCCCAAGAGCAGGCGTGGGGAGGTCTGGTTGCTCCTTTCCCATCAGCACCGGCTGCGTCACAGACTTCCTCAGCGTCAGCACGCCCCGGACACCCCCTACCATGACCTGCTGAAGCAGCTCACCGCACAGCAGCACGCTATTCTGGTGGATCTAG GCCGGACCTTCCCCACCCATCAGTACTTCTCAGCCCAGCTGGGTGCAGGACAGCTTTCCCTTTACAACCTCCTGAAAGCCTACTCTCTGCTGGATACAGAG GTTGGCTACTGCCAA GGTATCAGCTTTGTGGCTGGAGTGTTGCTGCTGCACATGAGCGAGGAACAGGCCTTCGACATGCTGAAGTTCCTGATGTATGACCTTGGCATCAGGCGGCAGTACAGACCTGATATGGTCTCTTTGCAG GTTCAGATGTACCAGCTCTCCAGACTGTTGCACGACTACCACCGCGAGTTGTACAATCACTTCGAGGAGCACGAGATCTGCCCGAGCCTCTACGCAGCACCGTGGTTCCTCACTCTCTTTGCCTCTCAGTTCCCCCTCGGCTTTGTGTCCCGCATCTTTG atTTTGTATTTGCCCAGGGGACCGAAGTGATCTTTAAAGTGGCCCTCTGTCTGCTGAGCAGCCATGAGGGGGAGATAGTGGAGTGCGACAGCTTTGAGGGCATTGTGGATTATCTGAAAACTACACTTCCCACTCTCACTCAGACACAAATGGAAGAGACCATTGCAAAG GTAATGGAGATGGACATCTCTAAGCAGCTGCATGCATATGAAGTTGAGTACCACGTCCTTCAGGATGAGATGTTAGACACTGGACCGTTGCCTGATGATTCTGAGCGGCTCGACAAGCTAGAGAAGACAAATGCACAGTTGAAGAAACAGAACATGGACCTGCTGGAAAAACTTCAG GCTGCACGGCAGAAGATTCAGACGCTGGAGACGAGCGTAGAGAACTTCCTTTCTCGGGAGAGCAAAATGAAGCACATGATTCGCTCTCTGGAGCAGGAGAGGGCAGCTTACCAGAAGACCATTGAACGCATGCGCTCGTGCCTTCCCCCCGACGCCCTGACAGATGTGGAGATGACCCAGATCAAAACAGGACCCAACGGGAAAGCCAAAACTGCAGCCAAGAAGCCATGA